In the genome of Staphylococcus durrellii, one region contains:
- the parC gene encoding DNA topoisomerase IV subunit A: MSEVIQDLSLEDVIGDRFGRYSKYIIQERALPDVRDGLKPVQRRILYAMYSSGNTYDRNFRKSAKTVGDVIGQYHPHGDSSVYDAMVRLSQDWKLRHVLIEMHGNNGSIDNDPAAAMRYTEAKLSQISEELLRDINKETVPFMPNYDDTTTEPMVLPGRLPNLLINGSTGISSGYATDIPPHNLGEVIQATLKYIDDPDITVNRLMKYVKGPDFPTGGIIQGVDGIKKAYESGKGKIIVRSKVSTEELRNGRKELAVTEIPYEVNKSSLVKKIDELRADKKVDGILEVRDETDRTGLRIAIELKKDVNSEAVLNYLYKNTDLQISYSFNMVAISEGRPKLMGIREIIDSYLNHQIDVVTKRTQYDLRHAESRMHIVEGLMKALSILDEVIKLIRNSKNKKDAKENLVAEYDFTEAQAEAIVMLQLYRLTNTDIVQLQDEHDELKAAIEQLRYILDNHDALLEVIKKELTEIRKKFKTDRLSVIEAEISEIKIDKEVMVPSETVMLSVTRHGYIKRTSLRSFNASGINEIGVKDGDSILKYIETNTLDTALVFTNKGRYLFIPVHKLSDIKWKDLGQHVSQIVPLDDDEFVIDVNCEQAFPDNAYYITATKNGMIKKSNVSLFKTSRYNKPLVAMKLKNDDEVINVMRVEEEQMITVLTHKGMSLTYSSEELSDTGLRAAGVKSINLKDEDFVVLTQTVNKDNTILMATQRGALKRINYKVLQHAKRAQRGITLLKELKKAPHRIVSAQVTGAEDTIYKVYSNAHEEQGYIKDIHLTEQYTNGSFIVDVNEFGELTQLIVE; the protein is encoded by the coding sequence TTGAGTGAGGTAATTCAAGACTTATCACTTGAAGACGTAATAGGCGACCGATTTGGTCGTTATAGTAAATATATTATTCAAGAACGTGCATTACCTGACGTTAGAGATGGTCTAAAACCCGTGCAACGTCGTATTTTATATGCTATGTATTCAAGTGGTAATACTTATGACAGAAATTTCCGTAAAAGTGCCAAAACAGTCGGAGATGTTATTGGTCAATACCATCCTCATGGTGATTCCTCGGTATATGATGCTATGGTACGTTTAAGTCAAGATTGGAAATTACGGCATGTACTAATTGAAATGCATGGTAACAATGGCAGTATTGATAACGATCCGGCAGCAGCGATGCGTTATACAGAGGCTAAATTAAGCCAAATTTCTGAAGAACTACTTAGGGATATTAATAAAGAGACTGTGCCATTCATGCCTAACTATGACGATACTACAACTGAACCAATGGTCTTACCAGGTAGGTTACCTAATTTATTAATTAATGGTAGTACCGGTATATCTTCTGGTTATGCTACGGACATACCACCACATAACTTAGGTGAAGTTATTCAAGCGACACTAAAATACATTGATGATCCTGATATAACAGTTAATCGCTTAATGAAATACGTAAAAGGACCTGATTTCCCAACTGGCGGCATTATTCAAGGTGTTGACGGTATTAAAAAAGCATATGAATCAGGGAAAGGCAAAATTATCGTCCGTTCTAAAGTTAGTACTGAAGAGCTTAGGAATGGACGCAAAGAGTTAGCAGTCACTGAAATACCATATGAAGTGAATAAAAGTAGTTTAGTTAAAAAAATTGATGAATTACGTGCTGATAAAAAAGTAGACGGTATATTAGAAGTTCGAGATGAAACTGACCGTACTGGTCTGCGTATTGCAATCGAATTAAAAAAAGACGTCAATAGTGAAGCAGTGCTTAATTATTTATATAAAAACACAGACTTACAAATTTCATATAGCTTCAATATGGTTGCGATAAGCGAAGGTCGACCAAAACTAATGGGTATTCGCGAAATTATAGACAGTTATTTAAACCATCAAATCGATGTAGTGACTAAAAGAACACAATACGACTTGAGGCATGCAGAAAGTAGAATGCATATTGTTGAAGGTTTGATGAAAGCTTTATCAATTTTGGATGAAGTCATTAAACTCATTAGAAATTCTAAAAATAAAAAAGACGCCAAAGAAAATCTTGTAGCAGAATATGATTTTACAGAGGCTCAGGCTGAAGCTATCGTAATGTTACAATTATATCGGTTAACAAACACAGATATTGTTCAATTACAAGATGAACATGATGAGCTTAAAGCTGCAATTGAACAGTTGCGCTATATTTTAGATAATCACGATGCACTACTTGAAGTGATTAAAAAGGAATTAACAGAAATACGTAAGAAATTTAAAACTGATCGTCTATCAGTTATAGAAGCTGAAATCTCTGAAATTAAAATTGATAAAGAAGTTATGGTACCTAGCGAAACAGTTATGTTGAGCGTGACACGACATGGCTATATTAAACGTACATCACTTCGAAGTTTTAATGCTAGTGGTATTAATGAGATTGGTGTTAAAGATGGCGACAGTATATTAAAATATATTGAGACGAATACACTTGATACAGCACTTGTATTTACAAATAAGGGAAGATATTTATTTATACCAGTACACAAGTTATCTGATATTAAGTGGAAAGATTTAGGTCAACACGTGTCTCAAATCGTACCACTTGATGATGATGAATTTGTTATAGACGTCAATTGTGAGCAAGCATTCCCAGATAATGCATATTACATTACTGCCACTAAAAATGGCATGATTAAGAAAAGTAATGTTTCATTATTCAAAACATCTAGATATAACAAACCACTTGTTGCTATGAAGCTTAAAAATGATGACGAAGTAATTAATGTTATGCGTGTTGAAGAAGAGCAAATGATTACTGTATTAACACATAAAGGAATGTCACTAACATATTCCTCAGAAGAATTATCAGACACTGGATTAAGAGCTGCAGGTGTAAAATCAATTAATCTTAAAGATGAAGATTTTGTAGTTTTAACGCAAACGGTAAATAAAGATAATACGATATTAATGGCCACACAACGTGGTGCTTTAAAACGTATTAATTATAAGGTTTTACAACATGCTAAAAGAGCGCAAAGAGGAATTACATTATTGAAAGAGTTGAAAAAGGCACCACATCGTATAGTTTCAGCACAGGTTACGGGTGCCGAAGATACTATTTATAAAGTCTATTCTAATGCTCACGAGGAGCAAGGTTATATTAAAGATATTCATTTAACAGAGCAATATACTAATGGTTCGTTTATCGTAGATGTAAATGAATTTGGTGAACTCACTCAATTAATTGTTGAATAG
- the parE gene encoding DNA topoisomerase IV subunit B produces the protein MNKQNNYSDDSIQVLEGLEAVRKRPGMYIGSTDKRGLHHLVYEVVDNSVDEVLNGHGNEISVTINKDESITIEDNGRGMPTGIHASGKPTVEVIFTVLHAGGKFGQGGYKTSGGLHGVGASVVNALSEWLNVEIYRDGVIYQQDFKDGGKPASGLVKKGKTKKTGTKVTFKPDVEIFKSATSFNFDELSERLQESAFLLKNLKIILTDNRQGKEREEVYQYEEGIKEFVSYVNEGKEILHDVATFMGEANNIEVEVAFQYNDQYSESILSFVNNVRTKDGGTHEVGFKTAMTRVFNDYARRINELKAKDKNLDGNDIREGLTAIISIRIPEELLQFEGQTKSKLGTPEARSAVDSVVADKLPYYLEEKGQLSKSLVKKALKAQQAREAARKAREDARSGKKNKRKDTLLSGKLTPAQSKNTEKKELYLVEGDSAGGSAKLGRDRKYQAILPLRGKVINTEKARLEDIFKNEEINTIIHTIGAGVGNEFKLEDSNYNRIIIMTDADTDGAHIQVLLLTFFFKYMKPLVQAGRVFIALPPLYKLEKGKGKSKKVEYAWTDDELVQLQKQLGKGFTLQRYKGLGEMNPDQLWETTMNPESRTLIRVQVDDEIRSSKRVTTLMGDKVAPRREWIESHVEFGLQEDQSILDNNEIQILEHDDQEEEEIN, from the coding sequence ATGAATAAGCAAAATAATTACTCGGATGATTCTATCCAAGTACTGGAAGGACTCGAAGCCGTTAGGAAGAGACCTGGTATGTATATTGGTTCTACCGATAAACGCGGATTACATCATTTAGTGTATGAAGTTGTCGATAACTCCGTCGATGAAGTATTGAATGGTCATGGGAATGAAATTTCAGTTACCATTAATAAAGATGAGAGTATTACAATAGAGGATAATGGTCGTGGTATGCCCACTGGTATACACGCTTCTGGAAAACCGACAGTAGAAGTTATTTTCACTGTTTTACACGCAGGCGGTAAATTTGGTCAAGGTGGATACAAAACGTCTGGAGGTTTGCACGGGGTTGGTGCGTCTGTAGTTAATGCATTAAGTGAGTGGTTAAATGTTGAAATATATAGAGATGGCGTGATTTATCAACAAGATTTTAAAGATGGTGGTAAGCCTGCAAGTGGATTAGTAAAAAAAGGTAAAACTAAGAAGACAGGAACTAAAGTTACCTTCAAGCCAGATGTAGAAATTTTTAAGTCGGCAACATCATTTAACTTTGATGAGTTAAGTGAAAGACTTCAAGAATCAGCCTTTTTATTAAAAAATTTAAAAATCATACTGACTGATAATAGACAAGGTAAAGAACGTGAAGAAGTATATCAATATGAAGAAGGTATTAAAGAATTTGTTTCTTATGTTAATGAAGGCAAAGAAATACTTCATGATGTTGCTACATTTATGGGTGAAGCCAACAACATAGAAGTAGAAGTCGCTTTTCAATATAATGATCAATACTCAGAAAGCATTTTAAGCTTTGTTAACAACGTGCGAACTAAAGATGGAGGTACGCATGAAGTTGGTTTCAAAACTGCAATGACTCGAGTATTTAATGATTATGCACGCAGAATTAATGAATTAAAAGCAAAAGACAAGAACCTAGATGGAAATGATATACGTGAAGGTTTAACAGCTATAATTTCTATTCGCATACCTGAAGAATTGCTACAATTTGAAGGACAAACTAAATCAAAATTAGGTACTCCTGAAGCTAGAAGTGCCGTTGATTCTGTAGTTGCAGATAAACTACCATATTATTTAGAAGAAAAAGGGCAACTTTCTAAATCTCTTGTTAAGAAAGCTCTCAAAGCGCAACAAGCACGAGAAGCAGCTAGAAAAGCTAGAGAAGATGCACGTTCTGGTAAGAAAAACAAACGTAAAGATACTTTGCTTTCTGGTAAATTGACGCCAGCGCAAAGTAAAAATACAGAAAAGAAAGAGCTTTACTTGGTTGAGGGTGACTCAGCTGGAGGTTCAGCTAAACTTGGTAGAGATCGCAAATATCAAGCAATCCTGCCTCTAAGAGGTAAAGTAATTAATACTGAAAAAGCACGCTTAGAAGATATATTTAAAAATGAAGAAATTAATACGATTATCCATACAATCGGTGCAGGTGTAGGTAATGAATTCAAATTAGAAGATAGTAATTATAATCGCATCATTATAATGACAGATGCCGATACCGATGGGGCTCATATTCAAGTATTATTATTGACTTTCTTCTTTAAATACATGAAGCCATTAGTTCAAGCTGGACGCGTCTTTATTGCTTTACCACCACTATATAAATTAGAAAAGGGTAAAGGCAAGTCGAAAAAAGTCGAATATGCTTGGACTGATGATGAGTTAGTACAATTACAAAAGCAATTAGGGAAAGGCTTTACTTTACAAAGATATAAAGGTTTAGGTGAAATGAACCCTGATCAATTATGGGAAACGACGATGAATCCAGAATCAAGAACACTCATTCGTGTTCAAGTAGATGACGAAATCAGATCATCTAAACGGGTAACGACATTAATGGGTGATAAAGTTGCACCTAGACGCGAATGGATTGAAAGCCACGTGGAGTTTGGCTTACAAGAAGATCAAAGTATTTTGGACAATAATGAAATACAAATTTTGGAACATGACGATCAAGAAGAGGAGGAAATAAATTGA